A genomic region of Gossypium hirsutum isolate 1008001.06 chromosome D01, Gossypium_hirsutum_v2.1, whole genome shotgun sequence contains the following coding sequences:
- the LOC107928095 gene encoding alpha,alpha-trehalose-phosphate synthase [UDP-forming] 1 isoform X1 produces the protein MLMWPYLSRTHGGTCRKSRSFLSAFVIDFLIERMPGNKYNGNSPHIPTRTERLLRDRELREQRKSNRTSHLDEVIDIRKGAEVSENGPRFREGDNSRAAFVEKYLEDAAVARALTEGCERQDGRPFRQRLLVVANRLPVSAVRRGEDSWSLEISAGGLVTALLGVKEFETRWIGWAGVNVPDEIGQKALTKALAEKWCIPVFLDEEIVHQYYNGYCNNILWPLFHYLGLPQEDRLATTRSFQSQFAAYKKANQMFADVVNMHYEEGDVVWCHDYHLMYLPECLKNHNNNMKVGWFLHTPFPSSEIHRTLPSRSELLRSVLAADLVGFHTYDYARHFVSACTRILGIEGTPEGVEDQGRLTRVAAFPIGIDSLRFQNALLVPQVQEHIKELKERFSGRKVMLGVDRLDMIKGIPQKILAFEKFLEENPNWRDKVVLLQIAVPTRTDVPEYQKLTSQVHEIVGRINGRFGSLTAVPIHHLDRSLDFHALCALYAVTDVALVTSLRDGMNLVSYEFVACQEAKKGVLILSEFAGAAQSLGAGAILVNPWNITEVAASIAQALNMSAEEREKRHQHNFHHVTKHTAQEWAEMFVSELNDTVVEAQLRTSKEPPELPQNDAVERYLLSGNRLLILGFNSTLTEPVDTSGNRSDQIREKNPNLHPELKEHLTALCNDKKTTIVVLSGSKSEVLDKNFAEYDMWLAAENGMFLRHTKGDWMTTMPEHLNMEWVDSLKHVFEYFTERTPRSEFEIRTTSLVWNYKYADVEFGRLQARDMLQHLWTGPISNASVDVVQGSRSVEVRPVGVTKGAAIDRILGEIVHNTSMTTPIDYVLCVGHFLGKDEDVYTFFEPELPSDVNMAKCKPIDAPKLPTEKKAPSKLPAAKSGPKSSQTKTPKPSPAPDKRTGNNHSGGSSRRASPEKVKEKEKMAWSVLDLKGDNYFSCAVGRKRTSARYLLGSSDDVVSFLSRLAKGT, from the exons ATGCTCATGTGGCCTTACCTGAGTCGGACCCACGGAGGAACGTGTAGGAAAAGCAGATCTTTCCTAAGTGCTTTCGTCATAGATTTTTTA ATTGAGCGTATGCCTGGAAACAAGTACAACGGTAATTCGCCGCATATACCAACTCGCACGGAACGCCTTTTGCGTGATAGAGAGCTAAGGGAGCAAAGGAAAAGCAACAGAACTTCCCATTTAGATGAAGTGATTGATATTCGTAAGGGGGCTGAAGTATCTGAGAATGGACCACGTTTTAGAGAAGGTGACAACTCTAGGGCTGCTTTTGTCGAAAAATACTTGGAAGACGCTGCAGTTGCAAGGGCACTGACTGAGGGATGCGAAAGACAAGATGGAAGGCCTTTTAGGCAACGACTGTTGGTAGTGGCCAATAGGCTTCCTGTTTCTGCCGTGAGGAGGGGTGAAGATTCATGGTCACTGGAAATAAGTGCTGGAGGTCTTGTAACTGCTCTCTTGG GTGTCAAGGAGTTTGAAACAAGGTGGATTGGATGGGCTGGTGTGAATGTTCCGGATGAGATTGGACAGAAGGCACTTACTAAAGCTTTAGCTGAAAAG TGGTGTATCCCAGTATTCCTTGATGAAGAGATTGTTCATCAGTACTACAATGGTTATTGCAATAATATATTGTGGCCTCTATTTCACTACCTTGGACTTCCTCAAGAAGACCGCCTTGCTACTACAAGAAGTTTCCAGTCCCAGTTTGCTGCATACAAGAAAGCCAATCAAATGTTTGCTGATGTCGTAAATATGCACTATGAAGAGGGGGATGTTGTCTGGTGCCATGATTACCACCTAATGTATCTTCCCGAATGCCTGAAGAACCACAACAATAATATGAAAGTTGGTTGGTTTCTACATACACCATTCCCTTCTTCTGAAATTCATAGGACACTGCCATCCAGATCTGAGCTTTTGCGTTCAGTTCTTGCTGCTGACTTGGTTGG TTTTCATACCTATGACTATGCCAGACATTTTGTTAGTGCCTGTACTCGAATTCTTGGAATTGAGGGGACACCTGAAGGAGTCGAGGATCAAGGGAGGCTGACCCGTGTTGCTGCG TTTCCTATTGGGATAGACTCTCTACGGTTCCAAAACGCACTTCTGGTTCCTCAGGTCCAGGAACACATCAAAGAATTGAAAGAAAGGTTTTCTGGCCGAAAG GTAATGCTTGGTGTTGATCGTCTTGATATGATTAAAGGAATTCCCCAAAAGATACTGGCATTTGAAAAGTTCCTTGAGGAAAATCCTAACTGGCGTGATAAAGTGGTTTTGCTGCAAATTGCAGTGCCAACAAGAACTGATGTTCCTGAAT ACCAGAAACTTACAAGCCAAGTTCATGAAATTGTTGGGCGAATTAATGGTCGATTTGGATCACTGACTGCAGTACCAATACATCACCTG GATCGTTCACTTGACTTTCACGCACTATGTGCATTATATGCTGTTACCG ATGTAGCACTTGTCACATCTTTAAGGGATGGCATGAACCTTGTCAGTTATGAGTTTGTTGCTTGCCAAGAAGCAAAGAAAGGGGTCCTCATTCTCAGTGAA TTTGCTGGTGCTGCACAATCTCTGGGTGCTGGCGCAATTCTAGTAAATCCTTGGAATATCACTGAAGTTGCGGCTTCTATTGCCCAGGCTTTGAACATGTCGGCTGAAGAAAGGGAGAAGCGACATCAACACAATTTCCATCATGTGACAAAGCACACTGCTCAAGAATGGGCTGAAATGTTTGTAAG TGAACTGAACGATACTGTTGTTGAAGCACAGCTAAGGACAAGCAAAGAGCCTCCTGAGCTTCCACAGAATGATGCAGTGGAACGTTACTTGCTGTCTGGCAATAGATTACTGATACTG GGTTTTAATTCAACATTAACCGAACCTGTGGATACTTCTGGGAATAGAAGTGATCAAATCAGAgaaaagaatcctaatttgcacccGGAATTAAAAGAACACTTGACAGCTCTCTGTAATGATAAAAAGACGACGATAGTTGTCCTTAGTGGGAGCAAAAGTGAAGTCTTGGACAAG AACTTTGCGGAGTATGACATGTGGTTGGCCGCAGAAAATGGTATGTTTCTACGCCATACAAAGGGTGACTGGATGACAACCATGCCAGAACACTTGAACATGGAATGGGTTGATAGTCTGAAG CATGTTTTTGAGTATTTCACTGAAAGAACACCAAGATCAGAGTTTGAGATCCGCACTACATCGCTCGTATGGAATTACAAGTATGCAG ATGTTGAATTTGGAAGACTTCAGGCTAGAGATATGCTGCAGCATCTCTGGACCGGCCCCATTTCTAATGCATCTGTTGATGTTGTTCAAGGGAGTCGATCGGTTGAGGTGCGACCTGTTGGTGTTACAAAG GGGGCAGCTATTGATCGTATTTTAGGAGAAATAGTTCACAACACGTCGATGACAACACCAATTGATTATGTCCTTTGTGTTGGACATTTCCTGGGGAAG GATGAAGATGTTTATACATTTTTTGAGCCAGAGCTGCCTTCTGATGTAAATATGGCAAAATGCAAGCCAATCGATGCACCAAAGTTACCTACTGAGAAAAAGGCTCCCTCGAAGCTTCCAGCAGCCAAAAGTGGGCCAAAATCATCACAAACAAAGACACCCAAACCATCCCCGGCTCCTGATAAAAGAACTGGCAATAACCATAGCGGTGGGAGTTCACGGCGTGCATCACCGGAAAAGGTAAAGGAGAAGGAAAAGATGGCCTGGAGCGTGCTTGATCTCAAAGGAGATAACTACTTCTCCTGTGCTGTCGGACGGAAGCGTACATCTGCTCGATATTTACTTGGTTCATCAGATGATGTTGTCTCGTTCCTGAGCAGACTAGCAAAAGGCACTTGA
- the LOC107928095 gene encoding alpha,alpha-trehalose-phosphate synthase [UDP-forming] 1 isoform X2 codes for MSQFLESSEVLISILLYYVFSGFLLIERMPGNKYNGNSPHIPTRTERLLRDRELREQRKSNRTSHLDEVIDIRKGAEVSENGPRFREGDNSRAAFVEKYLEDAAVARALTEGCERQDGRPFRQRLLVVANRLPVSAVRRGEDSWSLEISAGGLVTALLGVKEFETRWIGWAGVNVPDEIGQKALTKALAEKWCIPVFLDEEIVHQYYNGYCNNILWPLFHYLGLPQEDRLATTRSFQSQFAAYKKANQMFADVVNMHYEEGDVVWCHDYHLMYLPECLKNHNNNMKVGWFLHTPFPSSEIHRTLPSRSELLRSVLAADLVGFHTYDYARHFVSACTRILGIEGTPEGVEDQGRLTRVAAFPIGIDSLRFQNALLVPQVQEHIKELKERFSGRKVMLGVDRLDMIKGIPQKILAFEKFLEENPNWRDKVVLLQIAVPTRTDVPEYQKLTSQVHEIVGRINGRFGSLTAVPIHHLDRSLDFHALCALYAVTDVALVTSLRDGMNLVSYEFVACQEAKKGVLILSEFAGAAQSLGAGAILVNPWNITEVAASIAQALNMSAEEREKRHQHNFHHVTKHTAQEWAEMFVSELNDTVVEAQLRTSKEPPELPQNDAVERYLLSGNRLLILGFNSTLTEPVDTSGNRSDQIREKNPNLHPELKEHLTALCNDKKTTIVVLSGSKSEVLDKNFAEYDMWLAAENGMFLRHTKGDWMTTMPEHLNMEWVDSLKHVFEYFTERTPRSEFEIRTTSLVWNYKYADVEFGRLQARDMLQHLWTGPISNASVDVVQGSRSVEVRPVGVTKGAAIDRILGEIVHNTSMTTPIDYVLCVGHFLGKDEDVYTFFEPELPSDVNMAKCKPIDAPKLPTEKKAPSKLPAAKSGPKSSQTKTPKPSPAPDKRTGNNHSGGSSRRASPEKVKEKEKMAWSVLDLKGDNYFSCAVGRKRTSARYLLGSSDDVVSFLSRLAKGT; via the exons ATGTCCCAATTTCTTGAGTCTTCCGAGGTTTTGATTAGTATTTTACTATACTACGTATTTTCTGGTTTTTTGTTG ATTGAGCGTATGCCTGGAAACAAGTACAACGGTAATTCGCCGCATATACCAACTCGCACGGAACGCCTTTTGCGTGATAGAGAGCTAAGGGAGCAAAGGAAAAGCAACAGAACTTCCCATTTAGATGAAGTGATTGATATTCGTAAGGGGGCTGAAGTATCTGAGAATGGACCACGTTTTAGAGAAGGTGACAACTCTAGGGCTGCTTTTGTCGAAAAATACTTGGAAGACGCTGCAGTTGCAAGGGCACTGACTGAGGGATGCGAAAGACAAGATGGAAGGCCTTTTAGGCAACGACTGTTGGTAGTGGCCAATAGGCTTCCTGTTTCTGCCGTGAGGAGGGGTGAAGATTCATGGTCACTGGAAATAAGTGCTGGAGGTCTTGTAACTGCTCTCTTGG GTGTCAAGGAGTTTGAAACAAGGTGGATTGGATGGGCTGGTGTGAATGTTCCGGATGAGATTGGACAGAAGGCACTTACTAAAGCTTTAGCTGAAAAG TGGTGTATCCCAGTATTCCTTGATGAAGAGATTGTTCATCAGTACTACAATGGTTATTGCAATAATATATTGTGGCCTCTATTTCACTACCTTGGACTTCCTCAAGAAGACCGCCTTGCTACTACAAGAAGTTTCCAGTCCCAGTTTGCTGCATACAAGAAAGCCAATCAAATGTTTGCTGATGTCGTAAATATGCACTATGAAGAGGGGGATGTTGTCTGGTGCCATGATTACCACCTAATGTATCTTCCCGAATGCCTGAAGAACCACAACAATAATATGAAAGTTGGTTGGTTTCTACATACACCATTCCCTTCTTCTGAAATTCATAGGACACTGCCATCCAGATCTGAGCTTTTGCGTTCAGTTCTTGCTGCTGACTTGGTTGG TTTTCATACCTATGACTATGCCAGACATTTTGTTAGTGCCTGTACTCGAATTCTTGGAATTGAGGGGACACCTGAAGGAGTCGAGGATCAAGGGAGGCTGACCCGTGTTGCTGCG TTTCCTATTGGGATAGACTCTCTACGGTTCCAAAACGCACTTCTGGTTCCTCAGGTCCAGGAACACATCAAAGAATTGAAAGAAAGGTTTTCTGGCCGAAAG GTAATGCTTGGTGTTGATCGTCTTGATATGATTAAAGGAATTCCCCAAAAGATACTGGCATTTGAAAAGTTCCTTGAGGAAAATCCTAACTGGCGTGATAAAGTGGTTTTGCTGCAAATTGCAGTGCCAACAAGAACTGATGTTCCTGAAT ACCAGAAACTTACAAGCCAAGTTCATGAAATTGTTGGGCGAATTAATGGTCGATTTGGATCACTGACTGCAGTACCAATACATCACCTG GATCGTTCACTTGACTTTCACGCACTATGTGCATTATATGCTGTTACCG ATGTAGCACTTGTCACATCTTTAAGGGATGGCATGAACCTTGTCAGTTATGAGTTTGTTGCTTGCCAAGAAGCAAAGAAAGGGGTCCTCATTCTCAGTGAA TTTGCTGGTGCTGCACAATCTCTGGGTGCTGGCGCAATTCTAGTAAATCCTTGGAATATCACTGAAGTTGCGGCTTCTATTGCCCAGGCTTTGAACATGTCGGCTGAAGAAAGGGAGAAGCGACATCAACACAATTTCCATCATGTGACAAAGCACACTGCTCAAGAATGGGCTGAAATGTTTGTAAG TGAACTGAACGATACTGTTGTTGAAGCACAGCTAAGGACAAGCAAAGAGCCTCCTGAGCTTCCACAGAATGATGCAGTGGAACGTTACTTGCTGTCTGGCAATAGATTACTGATACTG GGTTTTAATTCAACATTAACCGAACCTGTGGATACTTCTGGGAATAGAAGTGATCAAATCAGAgaaaagaatcctaatttgcacccGGAATTAAAAGAACACTTGACAGCTCTCTGTAATGATAAAAAGACGACGATAGTTGTCCTTAGTGGGAGCAAAAGTGAAGTCTTGGACAAG AACTTTGCGGAGTATGACATGTGGTTGGCCGCAGAAAATGGTATGTTTCTACGCCATACAAAGGGTGACTGGATGACAACCATGCCAGAACACTTGAACATGGAATGGGTTGATAGTCTGAAG CATGTTTTTGAGTATTTCACTGAAAGAACACCAAGATCAGAGTTTGAGATCCGCACTACATCGCTCGTATGGAATTACAAGTATGCAG ATGTTGAATTTGGAAGACTTCAGGCTAGAGATATGCTGCAGCATCTCTGGACCGGCCCCATTTCTAATGCATCTGTTGATGTTGTTCAAGGGAGTCGATCGGTTGAGGTGCGACCTGTTGGTGTTACAAAG GGGGCAGCTATTGATCGTATTTTAGGAGAAATAGTTCACAACACGTCGATGACAACACCAATTGATTATGTCCTTTGTGTTGGACATTTCCTGGGGAAG GATGAAGATGTTTATACATTTTTTGAGCCAGAGCTGCCTTCTGATGTAAATATGGCAAAATGCAAGCCAATCGATGCACCAAAGTTACCTACTGAGAAAAAGGCTCCCTCGAAGCTTCCAGCAGCCAAAAGTGGGCCAAAATCATCACAAACAAAGACACCCAAACCATCCCCGGCTCCTGATAAAAGAACTGGCAATAACCATAGCGGTGGGAGTTCACGGCGTGCATCACCGGAAAAGGTAAAGGAGAAGGAAAAGATGGCCTGGAGCGTGCTTGATCTCAAAGGAGATAACTACTTCTCCTGTGCTGTCGGACGGAAGCGTACATCTGCTCGATATTTACTTGGTTCATCAGATGATGTTGTCTCGTTCCTGAGCAGACTAGCAAAAGGCACTTGA
- the LOC107928095 gene encoding alpha,alpha-trehalose-phosphate synthase [UDP-forming] 1 isoform X3: MPGNKYNGNSPHIPTRTERLLRDRELREQRKSNRTSHLDEVIDIRKGAEVSENGPRFREGDNSRAAFVEKYLEDAAVARALTEGCERQDGRPFRQRLLVVANRLPVSAVRRGEDSWSLEISAGGLVTALLGVKEFETRWIGWAGVNVPDEIGQKALTKALAEKWCIPVFLDEEIVHQYYNGYCNNILWPLFHYLGLPQEDRLATTRSFQSQFAAYKKANQMFADVVNMHYEEGDVVWCHDYHLMYLPECLKNHNNNMKVGWFLHTPFPSSEIHRTLPSRSELLRSVLAADLVGFHTYDYARHFVSACTRILGIEGTPEGVEDQGRLTRVAAFPIGIDSLRFQNALLVPQVQEHIKELKERFSGRKVMLGVDRLDMIKGIPQKILAFEKFLEENPNWRDKVVLLQIAVPTRTDVPEYQKLTSQVHEIVGRINGRFGSLTAVPIHHLDRSLDFHALCALYAVTDVALVTSLRDGMNLVSYEFVACQEAKKGVLILSEFAGAAQSLGAGAILVNPWNITEVAASIAQALNMSAEEREKRHQHNFHHVTKHTAQEWAEMFVSELNDTVVEAQLRTSKEPPELPQNDAVERYLLSGNRLLILGFNSTLTEPVDTSGNRSDQIREKNPNLHPELKEHLTALCNDKKTTIVVLSGSKSEVLDKNFAEYDMWLAAENGMFLRHTKGDWMTTMPEHLNMEWVDSLKHVFEYFTERTPRSEFEIRTTSLVWNYKYADVEFGRLQARDMLQHLWTGPISNASVDVVQGSRSVEVRPVGVTKGAAIDRILGEIVHNTSMTTPIDYVLCVGHFLGKDEDVYTFFEPELPSDVNMAKCKPIDAPKLPTEKKAPSKLPAAKSGPKSSQTKTPKPSPAPDKRTGNNHSGGSSRRASPEKVKEKEKMAWSVLDLKGDNYFSCAVGRKRTSARYLLGSSDDVVSFLSRLAKGT; this comes from the exons ATGCCTGGAAACAAGTACAACGGTAATTCGCCGCATATACCAACTCGCACGGAACGCCTTTTGCGTGATAGAGAGCTAAGGGAGCAAAGGAAAAGCAACAGAACTTCCCATTTAGATGAAGTGATTGATATTCGTAAGGGGGCTGAAGTATCTGAGAATGGACCACGTTTTAGAGAAGGTGACAACTCTAGGGCTGCTTTTGTCGAAAAATACTTGGAAGACGCTGCAGTTGCAAGGGCACTGACTGAGGGATGCGAAAGACAAGATGGAAGGCCTTTTAGGCAACGACTGTTGGTAGTGGCCAATAGGCTTCCTGTTTCTGCCGTGAGGAGGGGTGAAGATTCATGGTCACTGGAAATAAGTGCTGGAGGTCTTGTAACTGCTCTCTTGG GTGTCAAGGAGTTTGAAACAAGGTGGATTGGATGGGCTGGTGTGAATGTTCCGGATGAGATTGGACAGAAGGCACTTACTAAAGCTTTAGCTGAAAAG TGGTGTATCCCAGTATTCCTTGATGAAGAGATTGTTCATCAGTACTACAATGGTTATTGCAATAATATATTGTGGCCTCTATTTCACTACCTTGGACTTCCTCAAGAAGACCGCCTTGCTACTACAAGAAGTTTCCAGTCCCAGTTTGCTGCATACAAGAAAGCCAATCAAATGTTTGCTGATGTCGTAAATATGCACTATGAAGAGGGGGATGTTGTCTGGTGCCATGATTACCACCTAATGTATCTTCCCGAATGCCTGAAGAACCACAACAATAATATGAAAGTTGGTTGGTTTCTACATACACCATTCCCTTCTTCTGAAATTCATAGGACACTGCCATCCAGATCTGAGCTTTTGCGTTCAGTTCTTGCTGCTGACTTGGTTGG TTTTCATACCTATGACTATGCCAGACATTTTGTTAGTGCCTGTACTCGAATTCTTGGAATTGAGGGGACACCTGAAGGAGTCGAGGATCAAGGGAGGCTGACCCGTGTTGCTGCG TTTCCTATTGGGATAGACTCTCTACGGTTCCAAAACGCACTTCTGGTTCCTCAGGTCCAGGAACACATCAAAGAATTGAAAGAAAGGTTTTCTGGCCGAAAG GTAATGCTTGGTGTTGATCGTCTTGATATGATTAAAGGAATTCCCCAAAAGATACTGGCATTTGAAAAGTTCCTTGAGGAAAATCCTAACTGGCGTGATAAAGTGGTTTTGCTGCAAATTGCAGTGCCAACAAGAACTGATGTTCCTGAAT ACCAGAAACTTACAAGCCAAGTTCATGAAATTGTTGGGCGAATTAATGGTCGATTTGGATCACTGACTGCAGTACCAATACATCACCTG GATCGTTCACTTGACTTTCACGCACTATGTGCATTATATGCTGTTACCG ATGTAGCACTTGTCACATCTTTAAGGGATGGCATGAACCTTGTCAGTTATGAGTTTGTTGCTTGCCAAGAAGCAAAGAAAGGGGTCCTCATTCTCAGTGAA TTTGCTGGTGCTGCACAATCTCTGGGTGCTGGCGCAATTCTAGTAAATCCTTGGAATATCACTGAAGTTGCGGCTTCTATTGCCCAGGCTTTGAACATGTCGGCTGAAGAAAGGGAGAAGCGACATCAACACAATTTCCATCATGTGACAAAGCACACTGCTCAAGAATGGGCTGAAATGTTTGTAAG TGAACTGAACGATACTGTTGTTGAAGCACAGCTAAGGACAAGCAAAGAGCCTCCTGAGCTTCCACAGAATGATGCAGTGGAACGTTACTTGCTGTCTGGCAATAGATTACTGATACTG GGTTTTAATTCAACATTAACCGAACCTGTGGATACTTCTGGGAATAGAAGTGATCAAATCAGAgaaaagaatcctaatttgcacccGGAATTAAAAGAACACTTGACAGCTCTCTGTAATGATAAAAAGACGACGATAGTTGTCCTTAGTGGGAGCAAAAGTGAAGTCTTGGACAAG AACTTTGCGGAGTATGACATGTGGTTGGCCGCAGAAAATGGTATGTTTCTACGCCATACAAAGGGTGACTGGATGACAACCATGCCAGAACACTTGAACATGGAATGGGTTGATAGTCTGAAG CATGTTTTTGAGTATTTCACTGAAAGAACACCAAGATCAGAGTTTGAGATCCGCACTACATCGCTCGTATGGAATTACAAGTATGCAG ATGTTGAATTTGGAAGACTTCAGGCTAGAGATATGCTGCAGCATCTCTGGACCGGCCCCATTTCTAATGCATCTGTTGATGTTGTTCAAGGGAGTCGATCGGTTGAGGTGCGACCTGTTGGTGTTACAAAG GGGGCAGCTATTGATCGTATTTTAGGAGAAATAGTTCACAACACGTCGATGACAACACCAATTGATTATGTCCTTTGTGTTGGACATTTCCTGGGGAAG GATGAAGATGTTTATACATTTTTTGAGCCAGAGCTGCCTTCTGATGTAAATATGGCAAAATGCAAGCCAATCGATGCACCAAAGTTACCTACTGAGAAAAAGGCTCCCTCGAAGCTTCCAGCAGCCAAAAGTGGGCCAAAATCATCACAAACAAAGACACCCAAACCATCCCCGGCTCCTGATAAAAGAACTGGCAATAACCATAGCGGTGGGAGTTCACGGCGTGCATCACCGGAAAAGGTAAAGGAGAAGGAAAAGATGGCCTGGAGCGTGCTTGATCTCAAAGGAGATAACTACTTCTCCTGTGCTGTCGGACGGAAGCGTACATCTGCTCGATATTTACTTGGTTCATCAGATGATGTTGTCTCGTTCCTGAGCAGACTAGCAAAAGGCACTTGA
- the LOC107928095 gene encoding alpha,alpha-trehalose-phosphate synthase [UDP-forming] 1 isoform X4 yields MQWCIPVFLDEEIVHQYYNGYCNNILWPLFHYLGLPQEDRLATTRSFQSQFAAYKKANQMFADVVNMHYEEGDVVWCHDYHLMYLPECLKNHNNNMKVGWFLHTPFPSSEIHRTLPSRSELLRSVLAADLVGFHTYDYARHFVSACTRILGIEGTPEGVEDQGRLTRVAAFPIGIDSLRFQNALLVPQVQEHIKELKERFSGRKVMLGVDRLDMIKGIPQKILAFEKFLEENPNWRDKVVLLQIAVPTRTDVPEYQKLTSQVHEIVGRINGRFGSLTAVPIHHLDRSLDFHALCALYAVTDVALVTSLRDGMNLVSYEFVACQEAKKGVLILSEFAGAAQSLGAGAILVNPWNITEVAASIAQALNMSAEEREKRHQHNFHHVTKHTAQEWAEMFVSELNDTVVEAQLRTSKEPPELPQNDAVERYLLSGNRLLILGFNSTLTEPVDTSGNRSDQIREKNPNLHPELKEHLTALCNDKKTTIVVLSGSKSEVLDKNFAEYDMWLAAENGMFLRHTKGDWMTTMPEHLNMEWVDSLKHVFEYFTERTPRSEFEIRTTSLVWNYKYADVEFGRLQARDMLQHLWTGPISNASVDVVQGSRSVEVRPVGVTKGAAIDRILGEIVHNTSMTTPIDYVLCVGHFLGKDEDVYTFFEPELPSDVNMAKCKPIDAPKLPTEKKAPSKLPAAKSGPKSSQTKTPKPSPAPDKRTGNNHSGGSSRRASPEKVKEKEKMAWSVLDLKGDNYFSCAVGRKRTSARYLLGSSDDVVSFLSRLAKGT; encoded by the exons ATGCAGTGGTGTATCCCAGTATTCCTTGATGAAGAGATTGTTCATCAGTACTACAATGGTTATTGCAATAATATATTGTGGCCTCTATTTCACTACCTTGGACTTCCTCAAGAAGACCGCCTTGCTACTACAAGAAGTTTCCAGTCCCAGTTTGCTGCATACAAGAAAGCCAATCAAATGTTTGCTGATGTCGTAAATATGCACTATGAAGAGGGGGATGTTGTCTGGTGCCATGATTACCACCTAATGTATCTTCCCGAATGCCTGAAGAACCACAACAATAATATGAAAGTTGGTTGGTTTCTACATACACCATTCCCTTCTTCTGAAATTCATAGGACACTGCCATCCAGATCTGAGCTTTTGCGTTCAGTTCTTGCTGCTGACTTGGTTGG TTTTCATACCTATGACTATGCCAGACATTTTGTTAGTGCCTGTACTCGAATTCTTGGAATTGAGGGGACACCTGAAGGAGTCGAGGATCAAGGGAGGCTGACCCGTGTTGCTGCG TTTCCTATTGGGATAGACTCTCTACGGTTCCAAAACGCACTTCTGGTTCCTCAGGTCCAGGAACACATCAAAGAATTGAAAGAAAGGTTTTCTGGCCGAAAG GTAATGCTTGGTGTTGATCGTCTTGATATGATTAAAGGAATTCCCCAAAAGATACTGGCATTTGAAAAGTTCCTTGAGGAAAATCCTAACTGGCGTGATAAAGTGGTTTTGCTGCAAATTGCAGTGCCAACAAGAACTGATGTTCCTGAAT ACCAGAAACTTACAAGCCAAGTTCATGAAATTGTTGGGCGAATTAATGGTCGATTTGGATCACTGACTGCAGTACCAATACATCACCTG GATCGTTCACTTGACTTTCACGCACTATGTGCATTATATGCTGTTACCG ATGTAGCACTTGTCACATCTTTAAGGGATGGCATGAACCTTGTCAGTTATGAGTTTGTTGCTTGCCAAGAAGCAAAGAAAGGGGTCCTCATTCTCAGTGAA TTTGCTGGTGCTGCACAATCTCTGGGTGCTGGCGCAATTCTAGTAAATCCTTGGAATATCACTGAAGTTGCGGCTTCTATTGCCCAGGCTTTGAACATGTCGGCTGAAGAAAGGGAGAAGCGACATCAACACAATTTCCATCATGTGACAAAGCACACTGCTCAAGAATGGGCTGAAATGTTTGTAAG TGAACTGAACGATACTGTTGTTGAAGCACAGCTAAGGACAAGCAAAGAGCCTCCTGAGCTTCCACAGAATGATGCAGTGGAACGTTACTTGCTGTCTGGCAATAGATTACTGATACTG GGTTTTAATTCAACATTAACCGAACCTGTGGATACTTCTGGGAATAGAAGTGATCAAATCAGAgaaaagaatcctaatttgcacccGGAATTAAAAGAACACTTGACAGCTCTCTGTAATGATAAAAAGACGACGATAGTTGTCCTTAGTGGGAGCAAAAGTGAAGTCTTGGACAAG AACTTTGCGGAGTATGACATGTGGTTGGCCGCAGAAAATGGTATGTTTCTACGCCATACAAAGGGTGACTGGATGACAACCATGCCAGAACACTTGAACATGGAATGGGTTGATAGTCTGAAG CATGTTTTTGAGTATTTCACTGAAAGAACACCAAGATCAGAGTTTGAGATCCGCACTACATCGCTCGTATGGAATTACAAGTATGCAG ATGTTGAATTTGGAAGACTTCAGGCTAGAGATATGCTGCAGCATCTCTGGACCGGCCCCATTTCTAATGCATCTGTTGATGTTGTTCAAGGGAGTCGATCGGTTGAGGTGCGACCTGTTGGTGTTACAAAG GGGGCAGCTATTGATCGTATTTTAGGAGAAATAGTTCACAACACGTCGATGACAACACCAATTGATTATGTCCTTTGTGTTGGACATTTCCTGGGGAAG GATGAAGATGTTTATACATTTTTTGAGCCAGAGCTGCCTTCTGATGTAAATATGGCAAAATGCAAGCCAATCGATGCACCAAAGTTACCTACTGAGAAAAAGGCTCCCTCGAAGCTTCCAGCAGCCAAAAGTGGGCCAAAATCATCACAAACAAAGACACCCAAACCATCCCCGGCTCCTGATAAAAGAACTGGCAATAACCATAGCGGTGGGAGTTCACGGCGTGCATCACCGGAAAAGGTAAAGGAGAAGGAAAAGATGGCCTGGAGCGTGCTTGATCTCAAAGGAGATAACTACTTCTCCTGTGCTGTCGGACGGAAGCGTACATCTGCTCGATATTTACTTGGTTCATCAGATGATGTTGTCTCGTTCCTGAGCAGACTAGCAAAAGGCACTTGA